The Desulfosoma caldarium genome has a window encoding:
- a CDS encoding tetratricopeptide repeat protein yields MRTMGRVVLCLLWICVGLAFLTGCAPKRPVLIPGPRGGSTSTAQTPSTAAPVPSTPSAPSASIKEKPLTSTPQEAPSGSPTSKPQMSPQYLASVQLVHEGDRALANGDLEGALNFYEQAIQVDGYNGLAFLGLAKVWMQKNVPKKSLEFAKKAEILLTNRPEELRETYLLESFLYEMLNQPESAKVYKEKAQKVP; encoded by the coding sequence ATGCGGACGATGGGACGCGTGGTCTTATGTCTCTTATGGATCTGTGTTGGCTTAGCGTTCCTCACGGGGTGTGCTCCGAAACGCCCGGTGCTCATTCCAGGCCCACGGGGTGGTTCGACGTCCACGGCGCAGACGCCCTCGACGGCCGCGCCGGTTCCATCGACGCCGAGCGCACCCTCGGCGTCCATCAAGGAAAAGCCCTTGACCTCAACACCCCAAGAGGCACCCAGTGGGTCCCCGACGTCAAAGCCGCAAATGTCTCCCCAGTATCTCGCTTCCGTACAGCTTGTGCACGAAGGGGATCGAGCCTTGGCAAACGGAGACCTGGAAGGGGCTTTGAACTTTTATGAACAGGCGATACAGGTGGATGGGTACAACGGCTTGGCCTTTCTCGGTCTAGCCAAGGTTTGGATGCAAAAGAACGTTCCCAAAAAGTCTCTGGAATTTGCCAAGAAGGCGGAAATTCTTTTGACAAATAGACCCGAGGAACTTCGCGAAACCTATCTTCTGGAGTCGTTCCTTTATGAGA